A single genomic interval of Mucilaginibacter boryungensis harbors:
- the nuoL gene encoding NADH-quinone oxidoreductase subunit L, which translates to MDKYIWLIPLLPLAGFVFNGLGRNVLSKGVIGFIGTFLVLVSFGISLSVFFEVQQKGHAINLTMFDWISAGTMHVPFAFMVDQLSAIMLLIITGVGTLIHLYSIGYMHDDAGFGKFFAYLNLFIFFMLLLVMGSNYVVMFIGWEGVGLCSYLLIGFWYTNPAYADAAKKAFVMNRIGDLGFLIAIFLMVNMFGSPSFNEIFPKVQMMHPGYWTITLVTILLFIGATGKSAQIPLFTWLPDAMAGPTPVSALIHAATMVTAGIYMIARSNALFSFAPVTMEIVAIIGLATALLAALIALTQTDIKKVLAYSTVSQLGYMFLGLGVGAYTGGFFHVITHAFFKALLFLCAGSVIHAVSGEQDMRNMGGLWKKLPITAWTMLIGTIAIAGIPPFAGFFSKDEILAHVYEHSKWMYAVGVFTAMLTSFYMFRLIFLTFFGKFRGTSEQEHHLHESPANMTIPLIILAVLSIVGGFIGVPEALGGHHALEHFLAPVFRNPYLHKTTEVLSANTEMTLMAVSVGGAIIALIYAYIKYVKNNHVPVRDGEERGLLATLSYHKFYVDELYDILFRKPLDALSDFFYKVVDKLGIDGLVNGIGAAPVEGSKGLRLLQTGNVGFYIFMMVVGIIAVLIYSLGLTDILHIKK; encoded by the coding sequence ATGGATAAATATATCTGGCTTATTCCTTTGTTACCGCTTGCAGGGTTCGTGTTTAACGGACTTGGCCGCAATGTCCTTTCAAAAGGCGTTATCGGTTTTATCGGTACATTTTTGGTATTGGTGTCATTCGGTATCAGCTTAAGTGTGTTTTTTGAAGTGCAGCAAAAAGGGCACGCTATTAACCTAACCATGTTCGATTGGATAAGCGCCGGGACAATGCATGTGCCTTTTGCCTTTATGGTCGATCAGTTGAGTGCTATAATGCTGCTGATCATCACCGGTGTCGGTACGCTGATTCATTTATACTCCATAGGCTATATGCACGATGATGCCGGTTTTGGTAAGTTCTTCGCTTACCTTAACCTGTTCATCTTCTTTATGCTATTGCTGGTAATGGGTTCAAACTACGTGGTAATGTTTATTGGCTGGGAAGGCGTAGGCTTGTGCTCATATTTACTTATCGGTTTCTGGTACACCAATCCTGCTTATGCAGATGCGGCTAAGAAAGCCTTTGTAATGAACCGTATTGGCGACCTTGGTTTCCTTATCGCTATATTTTTGATGGTAAATATGTTTGGCAGCCCATCGTTCAACGAGATATTTCCTAAAGTGCAAATGATGCACCCGGGCTATTGGACCATTACTTTAGTTACTATATTGCTGTTTATCGGCGCTACAGGTAAATCGGCACAGATACCTTTGTTTACCTGGTTGCCCGATGCTATGGCCGGCCCAACACCGGTATCGGCGCTAATACACGCGGCTACCATGGTTACCGCGGGTATTTATATGATAGCGCGCAGCAACGCCTTGTTCTCGTTTGCGCCGGTAACAATGGAGATTGTAGCTATTATTGGTTTGGCAACTGCCTTACTGGCCGCGCTGATTGCCTTAACTCAAACAGATATTAAAAAGGTACTAGCTTATTCAACCGTATCGCAATTAGGCTATATGTTTTTAGGTTTAGGCGTTGGCGCTTATACCGGCGGGTTCTTCCATGTAATCACACATGCCTTTTTTAAAGCTTTATTATTCCTTTGCGCAGGTTCGGTTATTCACGCGGTAAGCGGCGAACAGGATATGCGCAATATGGGCGGCCTTTGGAAAAAACTACCTATCACAGCCTGGACCATGCTTATTGGTACTATTGCCATTGCAGGTATCCCGCCGTTCGCAGGCTTCTTCTCTAAAGATGAAATATTGGCACATGTCTACGAACACAGTAAGTGGATGTACGCCGTAGGTGTATTTACCGCCATGCTAACATCGTTCTACATGTTCCGTTTGATATTCCTTACCTTCTTTGGTAAATTCCGTGGCACCAGCGAGCAGGAGCACCATTTGCACGAGTCACCTGCTAATATGACCATCCCGCTGATCATTTTAGCGGTGTTATCAATAGTTGGCGGCTTTATTGGTGTGCCCGAAGCTTTGGGCGGTCACCATGCTTTGGAACATTTCCTTGCCCCGGTATTCAGGAACCCTTATCTGCATAAAACTACCGAGGTTTTATCTGCAAATACAGAAATGACTTTAATGGCTGTATCAGTTGGCGGTGCTATCATCGCGCTGATATATGCTTATATTAAATACGTTAAAAACAACCACGTGCCCGTGCGCGATGGGGAAGAACGCGGTCTGCTGGCAACCTTATCATACCATAAGTTTTATGTAGATGAATTGTATGATATCCTGTTCCGTAAACCGCTGGATGCACTGTCGGACTTCTTCTACAAAGTAGTTGATAAGCTGGGTATTGATGGCCTGGTGAATGGCATAGGTGCTGCCCCCGTTGAGGGTAGCAAAGGCCTGCGCCTGCTGCAAACAGGTAATGTGGGTTTCTATATTTTTATGATGGTGGTGGGCATTATTGCTGTACTTATTTATAGCCTGGGATTAACAGATATACTGCATATAAAAAAATGA
- a CDS encoding complex I subunit 4 family protein, with protein sequence MTVSILLFLPLLAALILVFVKNEQAKYAALFFAVAELALSVYYLVNFVPDASVQFAIDASWIPQFGIYFSAGIDGINIIPVMLTTLLVPIIILTTFKHDQPRANAFYALMLFMQTGLLVVFTALDGFLFYVGWEAALIPIYFICALWGGENRIKVTLKFFIYTFAGSLFMLVALIYLYTQNPNKTFDIHELYGLTLSLKAQGWLFLAFFLAFAIKMPIFPFHTWQPDTYTEAPSGGTMMLSGIMLKMGIYGAIRWMIPIAPQGFNKFYPYAITLAVIGIVYASIIAFRQKDGKRLVAYSSIAHVGLIAAAIFAWNVNGNQGAMIQMLNHGINVVGLFFVWDIISRKMNTRDLNQLGGIAKNSPWFAVSFLIITLGTVALPLTNGFIGEFLLLNGVYYYNVRLAIVAGTTIILGGVYMLRMYKNVMQGPTNDLTITFTDITGSERVVMVIICALIIIIGIYPQPILHLSEAAVTELTATVNAKMSLLGSNFKP encoded by the coding sequence ATGACGGTTTCGATATTACTTTTTTTACCTCTGCTTGCTGCGCTTATTCTTGTTTTTGTTAAGAACGAACAGGCTAAATATGCGGCATTGTTTTTTGCAGTAGCCGAACTGGCACTGTCTGTTTATTACCTGGTTAACTTTGTACCTGATGCTTCTGTTCAGTTTGCGATAGACGCGTCGTGGATACCGCAATTTGGTATTTACTTTAGCGCCGGTATTGACGGTATCAATATTATTCCGGTAATGCTAACCACACTGCTGGTACCCATTATTATCCTGACTACTTTCAAGCACGATCAGCCAAGGGCAAACGCTTTTTACGCACTGATGCTATTTATGCAAACGGGTTTGCTGGTTGTATTTACCGCTTTGGATGGTTTCCTGTTTTACGTAGGCTGGGAAGCGGCGCTGATACCTATTTATTTCATTTGCGCGCTATGGGGAGGCGAGAACAGGATAAAAGTAACGCTGAAGTTCTTTATCTATACCTTCGCCGGTTCGTTGTTTATGCTGGTAGCATTGATTTACCTGTACACACAAAACCCAAACAAAACTTTTGATATACATGAGCTTTACGGCTTAACCTTATCGCTTAAAGCGCAGGGTTGGTTGTTCCTGGCATTCTTTTTAGCGTTTGCTATTAAGATGCCGATATTCCCATTCCATACCTGGCAACCTGATACCTATACCGAAGCGCCAAGTGGTGGTACAATGATGCTATCGGGTATAATGCTGAAGATGGGTATTTATGGCGCTATCCGCTGGATGATCCCTATTGCTCCACAGGGCTTTAATAAATTTTATCCATATGCAATAACTTTGGCGGTTATCGGGATAGTTTATGCCAGCATCATCGCGTTCAGGCAAAAGGATGGTAAGCGTTTGGTTGCTTATTCGTCAATAGCGCACGTTGGTCTTATTGCAGCCGCTATTTTCGCATGGAACGTTAATGGTAATCAAGGCGCCATGATACAAATGCTTAATCACGGTATTAATGTGGTAGGTTTATTTTTTGTATGGGATATCATCAGCCGTAAAATGAATACACGCGATTTAAACCAGCTTGGTGGGATTGCTAAAAATAGCCCCTGGTTTGCGGTATCGTTCCTTATCATCACTTTGGGTACAGTTGCACTGCCATTAACCAACGGGTTCATCGGCGAGTTTTTATTGCTGAACGGTGTTTACTATTACAACGTACGCCTGGCTATTGTGGCGGGCACTACTATTATATTAGGTGGTGTATATATGTTAAGGATGTATAAAAATGTGATGCAGGGCCCAACCAACGACCTGACCATTACCTTCACCGATATTACCGGTAGCGAGCGGGTAGTAATGGTGATCATCTGCGCGCTGATCATCATAATAGGAATTTATCCGCAGCCTATTCTGCACTTAAGTGAAGCAGCGGTAACAGAATTGACGGCCACGGTAAATGCTAAAATGAGTCTTTTAGGGTCGAACTTTAAACCATAA
- a CDS encoding NADH-quinone oxidoreductase subunit N, with the protein MNTLILISVLPILLLYLGLYKAKNALLPVTIIGLLAALGLVVAKWNTVAEPIYHGMMQFDRFAIAFSAITILSTILILMLSKDYFERISSHVAEYYAIILFSLAGIVVMVSYHNLTMLFIGIEIMSVSLYILAGIKKNDFASNEAALKYFLMGAFSTGFLLFGITLIYGATGSFDLDVIRDWALTHTSKTVDPMFYTGIMLMIVGLCFKVGAAPFHFWTPDVYEGSPTLITAFMSTVVKTAGFAAFLRLFSTCFASVSDFWMPTLMAITILTLCIGNITALYQQSFKRMLAFSSISHAGYLLFAIVALGVNSGNSVFIYATAYSVASIIAFAVLILVQQQSGNDNFESFNGLGKSNPFLAFVLTVAMLSLAGIPLTAGFIGKFFMFSAAVAKLQIWMVVIAVINAIISIFYYFRVIVAMYFRSADRTEMVIPGYFNVVLALSAIITIIIGIYPSVIANLI; encoded by the coding sequence ATGAATACCCTCATCCTCATATCTGTTTTACCTATACTGTTGTTGTATTTGGGCTTATATAAAGCTAAAAATGCGTTGTTACCCGTAACCATTATCGGTTTACTGGCGGCACTGGGTTTAGTAGTTGCAAAATGGAATACCGTTGCCGAGCCAATTTATCACGGCATGATGCAGTTTGATAGGTTCGCCATCGCTTTCTCGGCCATCACTATCCTATCGACCATACTGATCCTGATGCTGTCTAAAGATTACTTTGAACGCATTAGCAGTCACGTGGCCGAATACTATGCTATTATTTTATTCTCCCTGGCGGGCATCGTGGTGATGGTATCATACCATAATTTAACCATGCTGTTTATCGGTATCGAGATCATGTCGGTAAGCTTGTACATATTGGCGGGTATTAAAAAGAATGATTTTGCTTCAAACGAAGCAGCGCTGAAATATTTTCTGATGGGTGCCTTTTCTACGGGTTTCCTGTTGTTCGGCATTACGCTCATTTATGGAGCTACAGGTTCGTTCGACCTGGATGTGATCCGCGACTGGGCTTTAACCCATACCAGCAAAACCGTTGACCCGATGTTTTACACGGGTATTATGCTGATGATAGTTGGTCTGTGTTTTAAGGTAGGCGCCGCGCCATTCCATTTTTGGACACCGGACGTTTACGAAGGCTCACCAACTTTAATCACTGCGTTCATGTCTACCGTAGTTAAAACGGCTGGCTTCGCGGCTTTCTTAAGATTGTTTTCTACTTGCTTCGCCTCGGTATCCGATTTCTGGATGCCTACGCTAATGGCTATCACTATACTTACCTTGTGTATAGGCAATATCACTGCGCTGTATCAGCAAAGTTTTAAAAGAATGCTGGCGTTCTCCAGCATTTCGCATGCGGGTTATTTGTTGTTCGCTATTGTTGCGCTGGGCGTAAACTCAGGAAATTCAGTGTTCATATATGCCACGGCTTATTCAGTTGCCTCTATCATTGCCTTTGCAGTGCTGATATTGGTTCAGCAGCAATCCGGTAACGATAATTTTGAAAGCTTTAACGGCTTAGGAAAAAGTAACCCATTCCTGGCGTTTGTGCTTACGGTAGCTATGCTTTCGTTAGCAGGCATACCACTTACCGCAGGGTTTATTGGTAAATTTTTTATGTTTAGCGCTGCTGTGGCCAAATTGCAAATATGGATGGTGGTTATAGCAGTGATAAATGCCATCATCAGCATTTTCTACTACTTCCGGGTTATTGTGGCCATGTATTTCCGCAGCGCCGACCGTACCGAAATGGTTATACCGGGTTATTTTAATGTAGTGCTGGCGCTATCGGCTATCATCACTATCATTATTGGCATTTACCCAAGTGTTATTGCTAACTTGATTTAA
- a CDS encoding O-antigen ligase family protein: protein MIVASALALPKLKLRPHIPFLIMLFCMVISAFSGNRSLTCGCCVACSWLYLYNANFDKKKIFLSAIFFAVILVLAVLVFKQDSSSGRLLIYKISLQILNKHFVTGVGLGNFKTTYLYAQADYFRAGHFTIKELLLADSTQYAFNEYLQFVIELGLAGFVLIICFYSLMFIIIKKAIQKKSSQLLLICISLFIALTIAACFSYVFHIAIFAAIYIACSTYIACFTLTKGWTKSILIAVSVISVAAIWINNYSLFIFHSNALEKFKEANELGQAGYKSEAYQKMDSLYEDLKDYQLYLETFGNLALQQGYPQKALTAFQQQKKRKLYYNLFANIGDCYNKLNQKSEAEKNYQLAVNMVPNRFVSRYRLFEFYLYNNEPQKALIVGKGILHLPAKIPSAQVNHIKSIVQIKLNQLK, encoded by the coding sequence GTGATTGTTGCATCTGCATTAGCATTACCTAAACTGAAACTTCGACCACATATTCCTTTTTTAATCATGCTGTTTTGCATGGTTATTTCTGCTTTTTCCGGAAATAGATCTTTAACATGCGGTTGCTGTGTAGCATGTAGTTGGTTATACTTATATAACGCCAATTTTGATAAAAAGAAGATTTTTTTATCAGCAATATTTTTCGCTGTAATTTTAGTATTGGCAGTTTTGGTTTTTAAGCAAGATTCATCCAGCGGAAGATTACTGATATATAAAATATCATTACAGATATTAAATAAACATTTCGTAACTGGCGTAGGATTGGGGAATTTTAAAACAACCTATCTGTATGCGCAGGCCGATTATTTTAGGGCAGGTCACTTTACGATCAAAGAGTTGCTGCTTGCAGATAGTACGCAGTATGCATTTAATGAATATCTCCAATTTGTTATTGAATTAGGTTTAGCGGGATTTGTGCTTATCATCTGCTTTTATAGCCTGATGTTTATAATTATAAAAAAAGCCATACAAAAAAAATCTTCACAATTATTATTAATATGTATTTCTCTATTCATTGCATTAACTATAGCCGCTTGTTTTAGCTATGTATTCCATATAGCAATTTTTGCTGCCATCTACATCGCTTGCAGTACATATATCGCTTGTTTTACCTTAACTAAAGGGTGGACTAAAAGTATTCTTATTGCAGTTTCAGTAATTAGCGTAGCTGCAATTTGGATAAACAATTACTCGTTGTTTATATTTCATTCAAATGCTCTTGAAAAATTTAAAGAAGCAAACGAATTAGGGCAAGCTGGATATAAATCAGAAGCTTACCAAAAAATGGATAGCTTATATGAAGATTTAAAAGACTACCAGTTATACCTGGAAACCTTTGGCAACTTAGCATTACAACAAGGCTATCCGCAAAAAGCGTTAACCGCATTTCAACAGCAAAAAAAACGTAAACTTTATTACAACCTTTTTGCAAACATCGGCGATTGTTATAACAAATTAAATCAAAAAAGTGAGGCCGAGAAGAATTACCAGTTAGCCGTAAATATGGTTCCAAACCGTTTTGTTAGCAGGTACAGATTGTTTGAATTTTATCTGTATAATAATGAACCCCAAAAAGCATTAATAGTGGGGAAAGGTATATTGCATCTTCCAGCTAAAATACCGTCGGCCCAAGTAAATCATATTAAAAGCATCGTACAAATCAAATTAAATCAGCTTAAATAA
- the nuoK gene encoding NADH-quinone oxidoreductase subunit NuoK, with translation MESFFNTVRVVPLNHYIMLSCILFSIGVIGVLIRRNAIVIFMSVELMLNAVNLLLAVFSVYRGDASGQVFVFFIMALAAAEVAIGLAIIVMIYRNTSSIDTNVLNKLKW, from the coding sequence ATGGAAAGTTTTTTTAATACCGTTAGAGTAGTGCCGCTTAACCACTACATCATGTTAAGCTGCATTTTGTTTTCGATAGGGGTTATTGGGGTATTGATACGTCGTAACGCCATTGTGATATTCATGTCGGTTGAGCTGATGCTGAACGCGGTGAACCTGCTGCTGGCCGTATTCTCGGTTTATCGCGGCGATGCCAGCGGACAAGTGTTTGTATTCTTTATTATGGCCCTGGCTGCTGCCGAAGTAGCTATTGGCTTGGCCATTATAGTGATGATCTACCGTAACACCAGTTCGATAGATACGAATGTGTTGAATAAATTGAAATGGTAA